The following coding sequences are from one Methanosarcina sp. WWM596 window:
- a CDS encoding ABC transporter ATP-binding protein, with product MSLKAENLSKTYGSGLLGKGKCIFRDVSFELEPGKTFGLMGPSGEGKSTLGRVITGLERPTDGAVLLNGSPLFGMKKTEHATFRRRVQMMFQDPTDAFNPRKRIEHSIFEVLKLLDTPGTGCIRCTKEMLKTIGLPEEVLARYPTQLSGGQLQRLALGRILLLEPEYIVLDEPTSALDVSVQAQILHLLKKVQTEQGIGYLLISHDEAVIRFMSERMGMLENGKLDVIEA from the coding sequence ATGTCCCTGAAAGCCGAAAACCTCTCAAAGACATACGGGTCCGGCCTGTTAGGAAAAGGAAAATGCATTTTCCGGGACGTGTCGTTTGAACTTGAACCCGGGAAAACCTTCGGGCTGATGGGCCCCTCGGGGGAAGGAAAAAGCACGCTCGGAAGAGTTATTACAGGACTTGAAAGGCCCACCGATGGCGCAGTTCTTCTTAACGGGAGTCCGCTTTTCGGGATGAAAAAAACCGAACATGCGACTTTCCGCCGCAGGGTCCAGATGATGTTCCAGGACCCGACAGATGCCTTTAACCCCAGGAAGAGGATTGAGCATTCGATTTTTGAAGTTCTGAAACTGCTCGATACCCCGGGAACCGGGTGTATCCGGTGCACAAAAGAAATGCTGAAGACCATAGGCCTCCCCGAAGAAGTGCTTGCCCGCTACCCGACCCAGCTCTCAGGCGGCCAGCTCCAGCGCCTTGCCCTTGGCAGGATCCTCCTGCTCGAACCGGAATACATTGTGCTTGACGAACCGACCTCAGCCCTTGACGTCTCGGTTCAGGCCCAGATCCTCCACTTGTTGAAAAAAGTGCAGACAGAGCAGGGAATCGGCTACCTCCTGATCTCCCATGATGAAGCCGTTATCCGCTTCATGTCGGAGAGGATGGGAATGCTTGAAAACGGGAAGCTGGACGTTATTGAAGCGTGA
- a CDS encoding ABC transporter ATP-binding protein, with the protein MNTLLEIKDLNVSFQGNENENKTGNKNETVAAVSCLSLSIREKETVALVGETGCGKSVVAHAIMCLLPPESRVKGRIEFGGKNLLELSEKEMAKLRGKEISIIFQNPSLALNPVYSIGHQLAEPLRIHGQEKEEVKGKKKTKALSKVVEALKRVGFSNPQEYMGYYPSWCSGGMNQRFLIAASTMLDPVLLIADEPSKGLDRSRVAELENELKGLKEKSETSLLLISHDLGFVRQIADRVAVMYAGEIVEIATPSTLFESPLHPYTQGLLNSLPENGFVPIPGSSPPLSSPPAGCRFHPRCPSKEKRCTQEHPELKEGNGRAVRCFLCP; encoded by the coding sequence ATGAACACCCTGCTGGAAATAAAAGACCTCAACGTTTCTTTTCAGGGAAATGAGAATGAGAATAAAACCGGGAATAAAAACGAAACCGTGGCCGCTGTTTCCTGCCTTTCGCTTTCTATAAGGGAAAAAGAAACTGTGGCTCTCGTAGGGGAGACGGGCTGCGGAAAATCCGTTGTCGCACATGCGATTATGTGTCTGCTCCCCCCGGAATCCAGAGTTAAAGGGAGAATAGAATTCGGAGGCAAAAACCTCCTCGAACTGAGCGAAAAAGAGATGGCAAAACTCAGGGGAAAAGAAATCTCCATCATTTTCCAGAATCCGTCTCTTGCTTTAAATCCCGTATATTCAATAGGGCACCAGCTTGCAGAACCTCTCCGGATTCACGGACAGGAAAAAGAGGAAGTGAAGGGAAAGAAAAAAACTAAAGCCCTATCAAAAGTCGTGGAAGCCCTTAAACGAGTGGGTTTTTCAAATCCCCAGGAATACATGGGTTACTATCCCTCCTGGTGTTCCGGAGGGATGAACCAGCGCTTTTTGATTGCGGCTTCAACCATGCTTGACCCGGTCCTCCTTATAGCAGACGAACCCAGCAAAGGGCTCGACAGGAGCCGCGTAGCCGAACTGGAAAACGAGCTGAAGGGACTGAAAGAAAAAAGTGAAACATCCCTGCTTCTGATAAGCCACGACCTCGGTTTTGTGCGGCAGATCGCAGATAGGGTTGCCGTAATGTATGCGGGAGAAATCGTTGAGATTGCCACCCCATCAACCCTTTTTGAAAGCCCGCTCCACCCCTATACCCAGGGCCTCCTGAACAGCCTGCCTGAAAACGGTTTTGTACCCATACCCGGTTCATCCCCACCCCTCAGCAGCCCGCCTGCAGGCTGCAGGTTCCATCCGAGATGCCCCTCCAAGGAAAAACGTTGCACGCAGGAACACCCCGAACTCAAAGAAGGAAACGGAAGGGCAGTGAGGTGTTTTTTATGTCCCTGA
- a CDS encoding ABC transporter permease: protein MIQKETYIGESTAQERDSQWKDFLSFNLNLDIRKYGRNLKRFNKGGLFLFTFFLILALFPALFAPYSPTERFIPYEAPSTAHLLGTNDIGNDILSELVYGARISMTVGFASACISTLIGLMIGLFSGYFRGTLDELLMGFTDVVLIIPKIPLIIILGAFLHPSIWILILVLGLLSWESIARVVRSKTLQIRESGYVKSARCMGFSPFHIMTSDIVPNLFHVLLPKFMLATASAMISEASLSFLGLGDISMKSWGIMLSFAFSRGGFIREMWWWYLPPGVCITLCVMSIALIGFGFEGKEKERGKRGVDAE, encoded by the coding sequence ATATCCGGAAATACGGAAGAAACCTGAAAAGATTCAACAAAGGAGGACTATTTCTCTTTACTTTTTTCCTAATTCTTGCCCTCTTTCCTGCCCTTTTTGCCCCTTACTCCCCGACAGAGCGCTTCATTCCCTATGAAGCCCCATCGACTGCCCACCTTCTGGGGACAAACGATATCGGAAATGACATACTCTCGGAACTGGTTTACGGGGCAAGAATCTCGATGACGGTGGGGTTTGCCTCAGCCTGCATCTCAACCTTAATAGGCCTCATGATAGGGCTTTTTTCAGGCTACTTCAGGGGGACGCTTGACGAACTGCTTATGGGCTTTACCGACGTTGTCCTGATAATCCCCAAAATCCCCCTGATAATAATCCTGGGAGCATTCCTCCACCCGAGCATCTGGATCCTGATCCTCGTACTTGGGCTGCTTTCCTGGGAGTCAATTGCCAGGGTTGTCCGCTCAAAAACCCTGCAGATAAGAGAATCAGGCTATGTCAAAAGTGCCCGATGCATGGGCTTTTCCCCATTTCACATCATGACCTCGGACATCGTCCCGAACCTCTTCCATGTCCTGCTCCCCAAGTTCATGCTGGCAACGGCTTCGGCAATGATTTCGGAAGCCTCACTTTCCTTCCTGGGACTCGGGGACATAAGCATGAAAAGCTGGGGGATCATGCTTTCCTTTGCCTTTTCCAGAGGTGGTTTTATCAGGGAAATGTGGTGGTGGTACCTGCCTCCGGGAGTCTGCATAACACTCTGTGTAATGTCCATTGCATTGATAGGGTTCGGGTTCGAAGGAAAAGAGAAAGAACGTGGAAAAAGAGGAGTGGATGCGGAATGA